Proteins found in one Venturia canescens isolate UGA chromosome 6, ASM1945775v1, whole genome shotgun sequence genomic segment:
- the LOC122412806 gene encoding WD repeat-containing protein 26, giving the protein MENYRVMQQASNGAPISAGPQQNGATSEGGGNHSNGNSLLRCDGDVNGVNGESNQAPGPPKIMDKTNQDIVRLIGQHLKTVGLDRTADQLMQESGCRLDHPAAAKFRQHVMDGDWNKADHDLNELKSFLNGANQSLVEMKFLLLEQKYLEYLEEGLVLEALQVLRNELTPLGHNTGRVHQLSAFMMCSGRDELQTRAGWDGKGSASRAALMDRLQRYLPPSIMLPPRRLRSLLCQAVEMQNQQCTYHITHTQQSTLENVSLLVDHTCSKEQFPCYTTQVLNDHCDEVWYCKFSPDGLKLATGSKDMTVIIWDVDPETLRVTHRKTLEGHTYGVALIAWSPDSSHLIACGPEDCPELWLWSVDTPDCELRVKLTQSTEDSLTACAWHRDANKFVTGGLRGQFYQCDMDGNVLDSWEGVRVKCLWCRSDGKTVLAADSHHRIRSYNFDELCDFTILQEDHPVMSFSVNKADRLALLNVANQGVHLWDLQDRCLVRRFQGVTQGHFTIHSCFGGVNQDFIASGSEDNKVYVWHIKRELPIATLTGHSRTVNCVSWNPVYHQMMASVSDDCSVRIWGPRSASPERVDNAKTASPESNSSNGSGWHEMVS; this is encoded by the exons ATGGAGAATTATCG AGTGATGCAGCAAGCGTCCAATGGAGCGCCCATCTCTGCGGGACCGCAACAAAACGGCGCAACTTCCGAAGGCGGAGGCAATCATTCGAACGGAAATTCTCTCTTGAGATGTGACGGAGATGTGAATGGAGTCAATGGCGAGAGTAACCAGGCTCCTGGACCTCCAAAAATTATGGACAAGACTAATCAGGATATTGTTAGACTCATCGGACAACACTTGAAGACGGTTGGACTTGA TCGAACAGCTGATCAGCTAATGCAAGAATCCGGCTGTCGTCTGGATCATCCAGCAGCTGCAAAATTCCGACAACACGTCATGGACGGAGATTGGAACAAGGCAGATCATGATCTCAACGAACTCAAGTCTTTCCTCAACGGTGCTAATCAGAGTCTTGTG gaaatgaaatttttgctaCTGGAGCAAAAATATCTGGAGTATCTCGAGGAAGGGCTCGTGCTTGAGGCCCTCCAAGTACTTCGAAATGAACTAACGCCCCTCGGGCACAATACTGGTCGGGTTCATCAACTGTCCGCTTTTATGATGTGCAGCGGACGCGACGAGCTTCAG ACACGCGCCGGCTGGGACGGCAAAGGTTCGGCTTCGAGAGCCGCACTTATGGACCGACTACAAAGATATTTACCACCTTCGATAATGCTACCACCACGGCGCCTTCGCTCACTCCTCTGTCAGGCAGTTGAGATGCAAAATCAACAATGCACGTATCACATTACGCATACACAG CAATCGACTCTGGAGAATGTTTCTCTGCTCGTTGATCACACCTGCAGCAAAGAACAATTTCCTTGCTACACAACCCAAGTGCTCAACGACCATTGCGACGAAGTTTGGTACTGTAAGTTCTCACCAGACGGTTTAAAACTTGCCACGGGCTCGAAAGACATGACCGTTATCATTTGGGACGTTGATCCT GAAACACTTAGAGTAACGCACAGGAAAACTCTAGAAGGTCACACATACGGCGTTGCGTTAATCGCGTGGAGCCCGGACAGCAGTCATTTGATTGCTTGCGGCCCAGAAGATTGTCCAGAGCTCTGGCTATGGAGCGTCGACACTCCGGACTGCGAGCTCCGAGTCAAACTGACCCAAAGCACCGAAGATTCGCTCACCGCCTGTGCATGGCACCGTGatgcaaataaatttgtaACAGGCGGTCTGCGTGGACAATTTTACCAATGT GACATGGACGGCAATGTGCTTGATTCGTGGGAAGGCGTTAGGGTCAAGTGTTTGTGGTGTCGTAGCGACGGCAAAACCGTTCTTGCTGCTGACTCTCATCACCGTATTCGTagttacaattttgacgagtTGTGCGATTTCACAAT ATTGCAAGAGGACCATCCGGTCATGTCGTTCAGCGTCAACAAAGCCGATCGTCTCGCTCTTCTCAACGTTGCTAATCAAGGTGTTCATCTCTGGGACTTACAGGACAGATGCCTCGTGAGACGTTTCCAGGGGGTGACTCAGGGACATTTTACGATTCACAGTTGTTTCGGTGGTGTCAATCAAGATTTCATTGCGTCCGGAAGTGAAG ACAACAAAGTTTACGTTTGGCACATAAAGCGTGAATTGCCAATAGCGACATTAACGGGTCACAGCAGAACGGTTAATTGCGTCTCATGGAATCCGGTATATCACCAGATGATGGCATCGGTATCGGACGATTGTAGCGTACGGATATGGGGACCAAGATCTGCCTCGCCGGAACGAGTCGACAATGCTAAGACTG cATCCCCCGAGAGCAACTCTTCAAATGGTAGTGGTTGGCACGAAATGGTGTCGTAG
- the TBCC gene encoding tubulin-specific chaperone C has protein sequence MESLIEGSLSDRISKRDRERKNVIERRREERQQLVVECEQTSYFKEAFYASCKKVKDLLDSAPTTASSALPILFDKANKEIESLKNYLSQSKLFLKVYDIRKAQESLQLLESEATEMELKLLPKKKFGFKNRRAAKKPQSEKANDVVDGLKDLKIVETNNVNNGPIGKQKNEFSNIHGESSCVVAGKSDERLCLDAENVNKNDVTLIDLTRCTIKIYGTPSTLHMVNIKNCTILVGPVASSVFIHDCTSCTFAFACQQLRLHSSTDCTFYLHVTSRAIIEDSTKIRVAPYNWTYEDQQSHFNLAGLDTKINNWDCVDDFNWLSYEKHSPNWSVLKPELRIKSWD, from the coding sequence ATGGAATCTTTGATAGAGGGAAGTTTGTCAGATCGAATAAGCAAGAGGGACCGTGAGCGGAAAAACGTGATCGAGAGGCGTCGCGAGGAGCGACAGCAACTGGTAGTGGAGTGCGAACAAACAAGTTACTTCAAAGAAGCATTTTACGCATCTtgtaaaaaagtgaaagatCTTTTAGACTCGGCACCTACTACAGCGTCATCGGCTCTGCCAATATTGTTTGACAAAGCAAACAAAGAGATCGaaagcttgaaaaattacttGTCACAGTCGAAGCTATTCCTCAAAGTTTACGACATAAGAAAAGCTCAGGAAAGTCTTCAGTTACTGGAGAGCGAAGCGACGGAAATGGAGTTGAAATTGTTACCGAAGAAAAAGTTTGGTTTTAAAAACCGTCGTGCAGCGAAGAAGCCGCAAAGCGAAAAAGCTAATGACGTCGTCGACGGTCTGAAGGATTTGAAAATAGTAGAAACTAACAATGTTAATAACGGTCCTATTGGCaaacagaaaaatgaattttcgaatattcacGGTGAGAGTTCTTGCGTTGTTGCTGGTAAAAGCGACGAAAGGCTCTGTCTCGATGCTGAAAATGTTAATAAGAACGACGTGACGTTAATAGATCTTACAAGATgcacgattaaaatttatgggACACCGAGTACTTTGCACATggttaatattaaaaattgcacGATTCTCGTCGGGCCGGTAGCCTCATCCGTATTTATTCACGACTGTACGTCTTGTACTTTTGCATTTGCGTGCCAACAACTGAGACTTCACTCATCCACCGATTGTACTTTTTATCTTCACGTTACGAGTCGAGCCATCATCGAAGACTCGACTAAAATCCGAGTAGCTCCTTACAACTGGACTTACGAAGATCAACAGAGTCATTTTAATCTCGCTGGGCTCGACACCAAAATCAACAATTGGGATTGCGTCGATGATTTCAATTGGCTCTCCTATGAAAAACACTCGCCCAATTGGTCCGTTCTTAAACCCGAACTCAGAATCAAATCGTGGGATTga